aaataagtttgaaaagttggtggagaaGGGAGACTTACATGGTAAgcaagcaaaaaaaaaaaaaaacacaccacaaacaaaatgaaacgataaaattaaaagttacctACTAGGGGTTACCTCCCCTACAGTGCCTTTGGTTATCGTCGTTGGCTCGACGTCCTCCATGAGCTGCATCATGTCATGCCATAAATGGTGGTGTTGGATTTTCTATCAATCTTGGAAGCATATGATCTAGCCAATCTCTTCTTCCACCAAGTAGTTTTCAAAGCACCATCACAAATTTTGGTTTCCACTTTGGGTGAATTTTCagcttttgttttcttctccttcactTTAGGATTTGATGCAGTCTCTTCTTTTGAAATTGATCCACCACATGAACCAAACATCCACCGCGGCAATGAAAAATCCCCCAATGTGGACTCAATTGCTTGTGTCTTTTGGAGCTCTACAACATGCACAGCTTTGCACTCCATCTTCATAATAAGTTCCTCATCTTCACGACTCTTCATAGCATTAtagatagataaaatatgtCGTTTGTTGTCCATACGAAGAGTGAGCTCTCCCTTTGCTATATCTATCAATGCTTTTCTCGTTGCTAGGAATGGACGCCCTAGGATAAGCGGCacattcatttctttctcCATATCTAACACTACAAAATCGACGGGAAATATGAAGTCGTGTACCTTCACCAGAATATCCTCAACAATTCCTTTAGGATAGGTGACTGATCTATCTGCCATCTGCAGTGTGATTGTAGTCGGCTTGAGAGTGTCGATCTTCATCTTtctgaaaaatgataatggcATCAAATTTATGCTCGCCCCCAAATAACATAGTGCCTTTGTCTGTCTGTCATTTCCAATGACGCATGAAATATTGAAACTCCCAGGATCTTTAAGCTTGGCAGGTAGCTTCTTTTGAATTATCGCACTACAGTTTTCAGATATGTTCACCGTCTCATAATCAAtccacttcttcttcttggagaGCACATCTTTTAGGAACTTTGCATACGTGGGCATCTCTTGCAGAGCTtccaacttcttcttcttcaccgcAAGTGGAAAGGGCACTCTAACTGTCGTAGGAATGGAGGGAGGGGGCAGCTTTTCTGGCACTGCGTCTTTCTTGGTCTGAATGTCCACCTTATTCTTTCCCTTGGAATTCTCTTCTGCTCTGACATCTTCCTCTGGAGTACTCTTCTTTTCCTCTACAAGCATGAAAGGTCCTTCATAGCTTTTACCACATCTCATGTGTATGGCCTTGCAGTCTTTGGGATTATTTATGGTCTGTGCTGGAAATTGCCCTGGCTGATGTTGGACACCTACAGCTTGAGAAATTTTACTAATCTAAGTATCAATGCTCTTCATATGCACATTCAAGTTTTGCACGTCGTTTTCAACCTTCCCCAACCTTTGACTGGTGCTCTCCATGTACTTGTCAGTTTTCTCCATGTACTTGGTAGTCTGAATCATGAATGCTCCCAAGATATTTTCTGTAGTAGGCTTCTTCTGCTCAATGAACATTCCATTTGCTACTGTGAATCCCGGTGGTGGTTGCAAAACATTGTTAGGATTCCCATAGGAGAGATTGGGATGCACCTTGTTACCATATTGGTTATAGTTACCACCCCCTTGGTTGGGGCGATAGTTGTTGAAGTTCATGTTGTTCCCTCCTTGGTGCACATAGTTCACATCTTCAACTCTTCCCTGCATTTCTGGTCCAGGTTGTCTCATCTCCATGATCCCCATTTGAGTGGTCAACAGATCTAGCTGCTTCGACATTTTGTTTATTCTATCATCTTCTATAACAGAGGCCACCCTGTATGACTTGTTTCTTTCATTATTCCATTATTCATCAGTGGAAGCTACTCTTTCAATCACTTGCATGGCATCATTCTCTCCTAATTGAAGGAGTGCTCCTCCTGCGCTCCAATTCAGTTCACGCATTGCATCTGAAGTGCACCCCCTATAAAAAGTTATGACTCGATGTCCCGGACTTAGACCATGCTTTGGGCATCTCTTCTACAGTGTCTTAAATTTGGCCCATGCTTCTCGGATTGTCTCAAGAGGCTTCATCTGGAATTGAATTATCTCTGCTTGCATCTTTAGAACTTCACTGGGTGGGAAATACTTCTCCAAAAATAAGTCTACCATGGCATCCCACGTTTTAACAGATCCTGACCCCATGCTGTCGTACCAGTCTCTAGCATCATCTCTCAAGGAAAATGGGAATAGCCTTAGTCTGATTTGTTCATCTCTCACCCCATTAAGCTTCACCGTGTTACTGATCTGAATAAACTTAGTAAGATGCTTGTTGGGATCTTCATTGGCCTTCCCCGCAAAAGCATTAGCCTCAGCCATATTTAGCAATCCTGGCTTGAGCTCAAAATGATTGGAATCGATCCCATCGTTGCCAATTGGTGGGTCCTCTACCTCTCTGTAAGCGTACATATTTTGCACTGGCACCATGGCttgttgttcatttttttctttaacctGTTTCACCAAATCTGCAAGTTGTAGTGGTAGTTGATGGACTACTGGATTTGGATGTGGTGCATTGTTCTCTCTGTTGTCCGCCATTGTTATTGCAACAGGAGTAGGAGATTCTCTCTTAAGAGGCGAAAGTGACGCCTTTCGCCTTTGGTTGAGCCTTCTCTGCATTTCTCCTTCGGTTGGATGCTTCGATCTCAAGATCAAATAACTCTAATGGTTGCCCCTTAAAGCGAGTGAGCATACAAcctgaaaagaaaaacactaAAGTGAGAAtaactcaaaaagaaaaaaagaaaaataaagcaagtaaAATCTAGATTAgtaatcttaatttttatcacgATATTAGGCTATAGTAACACAAAATTAttcccggcaacggcgccaaaacttgactcaacttatttttaacacaagtatacccgcaagtgtacggggctaatgtagcaaatagtaagcaaagagtatcgtatccacagagacaatgaGTGTCACCCTAATTACCACAAACCAACCTTAACTAATATCTAGATGAAtcggaattttggtttttctaaatctatttaaaagcaaggtgaaaacaattaaaaacaaatagagaactaaagcaaataagagaaaacggatgtagatcaaggatgaggaaggtagaatcctacgggatcgataacaactatcctatgctcaactaatttccaaactatgccaacaaagggtctcaagggttattaagctatcactaaggtaaaactatatcttttctcaaagcatacaatttgtagattgctacctagaaccgaagtgtccttcctagaactaaggtaacaactcctaaaagctcctaagataaatgcattcataaatatttcacGTCTCTAcgtcatcaaaataaattctagggctctaaaattagggttcggaaattcgggatgttacaatCATCATTTAGAAAAGCAattttcacatccatttgtTGTAGTTCCAAGTCAAAATGGGCTACAAGTGCCAAAATGATTCTAAGCGAGCCCTTCTTTGATACATTAGAGAAAGTCTCTTTATAAGCAATGCTATCTTTCTGAGTATAACCTTGGGCAACAAGTATGGCTTTAAATCGTTTGACTAAACCATTTATGTCGAATTTGGTCTTGATGACCCATTTACACCCAATACACTTTTGTCTATTAGGTAATTCGACAAGATTCCAGACTTTATCATAATCCATAGATTTTAACTCTTTTTATCATGGCATCAATCcatttattagaatttaatATCTTAATGACTAGTGAATGTGAATCTGGACTGTTACATATTCATATATCTCAGATTCTTAGAGATATGCCACATAGTCATCAGAAATGGCCAACCTTCGTTTTCATAGAAAATGCCTTAGTGGCACTTCTGTAGATGCTTCTTCCACACCTATGTTCAATGATTTAGGCATCATCATTAAGTGGTTGGTCATTCAAATATTGTTAGGCTATTCAACAATATTTGGCACACTTAATTCTTAAGGAAATGAGGGAAGAATGTTATACCCTTATTTCAATAGTGACCACATTACGAGTGCTAGAACTCCCACTGATTTCACCATTCTCAAAGAATCATATATTTCCAGTTTCTATAATTCTCATGCTATCATTAGGACAATAAAATCGATACCCTTTGGATTTTTCTAGTAACCCACAAAATAACCACTATCTGTCTAAAatccaatttcttttcttgcgAAGAGTATACTCTAGTTTCCGCTGGCCAGCCCCAAACATGAAGGTGCTGCAAATTGGGTTTTCTACCTGTCCAAAGTTCATAAGAGCGTCTTTGGTACAACCTTACTAAAAACTCagtttaatacataaatagcGATTGTAAGAGAATAAATTCACAACGTTATGGGTAAGGTAGAATTATCATACTTCTAATCATGTCCATGAGAGTTTGATTTCGTCTCTCAGCAACATCATTCTACTGAGGCGTACTTGGCATAGTATATTAAGCATAAATGTCATGCTTTTCTAAGTATTTGGCAAAAGGTCCATGTAATTGACATATTTCAGTGGTACGACCATAAAATTCACCACCTCTATCAGATCGAATAATTTTCacctttctatttaattgccTTTCAACCTCAGTCATAAAATGTTCAACTGTGCCTGAgatttttcttgcaataaataaatccataacGCGAAAAAAATCGTCAATAAaggtgataaaatatttttctccacCAAAAGTCGAGACATCAAAAGGTCCGCAAATATctgtatgtataattttaaggAGCTCATTACTTCTTGTGGCATTTTTAGtattgtgtttggtttgtttacATTTAATACAATCCACACAAACGGTAATGCTTGTAAAGTCTAAAttcgaatgaatattatcctttataAGCCTCTTAATTCTTTCACTAGAAACATGATCCAGTTCCTTTATGCCATAAGAATGATATATTCGAAtgaatattattctttagatGCTCCTTCGATTGCAATGTGAGCATGAGATGCACCCATTCCATACTTCTTCATCTTACGCTCCTCCTAGACCAATACGTTTCCCAATTCTTTAAGAgtccactaatattttatagtaaatcAATTTGGAATGGTCCATATTGAGGAGGTAAGGAAGTTAGATGTTATTTATGCCCATCACATGCTCGCACATAGTCCGAGAATTATTATATTGCATGCTCATGAGATCCTTCATAAGTTTTCCTGCAATAGACTTATATGCAGTTGTGAAGCGATCCTCAACATTCTGCAAACATTCTTTTGCAATGTCAGTCGTTGAGAGACTTTATCTGCAACGAACATTCTAATGAAATGTAAACTTAGTCCTGTTAGATTTTTCCCAAGCATTATGGGCAATCAGCCAACTACTTTGATCATAAGATACTTGGATTATCATTCAACAGTGTTAGGTTCCAAGTCCATTATTCCAAGAGTGAACTTAAATTTCTCTTTCATTCAAAGAAGTTAGTTCCATTAAGTTGGGGAAATTTGAGATAATCATActagtagaaaaaaaagatattttacattatagGAGCAATTATCAATTCTCACATATATAGCTTTGAATAATAACAcaaacattaatttgaaaacccaTATCATGAGGCAATTATGAAAACTCCTTTGGGTAGTcttcatacaataataaaaatcatgtttttaaTGTCCATATCTTAGTTCAATTATTGAGTAACAATAAATTGGCGTTACCTTTGGGTGATCGAcaccaatttaaattatcaacTCCATTAGTGTTTATTATGTCGCAAAGACTATTTCCTTTGGGAATCTAGACCTTTTATGACAAACAAACTATTTAGATAATGAATAGTCACAACAAACATGATGATTAATTGCATACATAGATTTTCATATTAACTTGATTATTAACCCTTCTTATCTtacctcactttggtgattgcaaaataaacataatataatcaataatatatagtgattaattgcttaagcagattttcacttaatttgattataaactcttaggagtattattttacctcactttggtgattgtaaaataaacataatataatcaagaacatatagagattaattgcttaaacaaattttcatatgaGTTTGATTATAGACTCTCCTTATTTTGCCTCACTTTGGcgattgcaaaataaacataatataatcaaagtacatattaaaataagaattgaattatgtaatCATTCATTCCACCGTCTTGgtagattcataatcataaaacatttaattgaaatctCAATTCACCAATACATATATTCATACTCAATTTACATAAAGTATATACACAATCAATATACCCAAATCAATTTCATATGCACAAATAGAATCAATTTGGAAACAATGTATTTAAAACATGGAAATCATTAATTCTCACTAGTGAGCATACAAATATGAATTGACAtttcatcaattaaaaatatccataatcaaaattatggaAACAAGATTATGGTTTATGTTGATTATGGAAACAAGATTATGGTTTATGGAAATATAACATACTCATATTCATACCTCAATGACCATAGAAATATAACATACTCATAATCACACCTCAATGtatcacaattaaaataaacgaTCTGCGCAATATTATACaagcataaaaataaaatttgcacATAATCAAAATCTTAATCACAGTTAGCGAGAGCATATGAACAAAgaattcatcaaaatcaaatccaaaataaacttggagttaattcaattaattaatgatttcaCATGAATTACATCTAATTGAAAAACATACAGTTATGAGTTATAGGACAGATTCTTTCGAATTTGAGATATTAAGgaattcatttaatttgataacaaTTTTCGATTATTCGCATACGCTActgcatacatatatatttcatgTAATTTCATAATcgtacaaaatcaaatcaaaatgcaaaaattatgGTTGCAATAATACGAAAATACATGAGTTATCAACCATGCTCTGATACCACATGTTggacattatttatcatcatatattcaagattacataattgaatataaataaagcaagatcttcgaacatcatgtatttcacgtattaaccataaacataataggATCAAGACATACATTGACGatccatagcggaagcgattggGGAAGAGGGAGAACTTCCTCGGACTTTCTTTGGTGTAGTAGCGcaactccaactccaaggatttgtttctctctctttccctcgtttatgtgttctctgtaatgtgtgtgatttgatgggatcaccacacttgtatttataggcagagaggacaaaccctaattatgaAACCTTAAAATCTCTTTCCATCAAAGAggcccaaaataattagtaaatacgTTTCTTATTAACCAAGAATATAATTTTCCGTCTATTAATGTTACTAATTTATCACAATCAATTCTAATCAAatcttaataatatatacGCACGATTCTTTACTTGATGGCCAAGggaatgaatattcattccataaaaagATTATGTAATCAATTTTTTCCAATCATTGGCAATCAATtggcacatatatatatgaacataTATTATCTTTggagaaatataatataattatttaattaattgatacgtgacaataattaatagatattaattagggtaaaatgtgtcttataccaaataatatattatactaaaatccaattctatttaggaTTCAATCACATATCACATATGTGAGATACAAAACTTACaccaaaatctcaaaataaaaatggaatgaaaattttaattacataacTACAAGTTTTTTGCAATTAATAATATGCGTGTGAGAGAGGATATTTAGCTAAAATTATGAgaatacaatataaaatatatttttttataaaagtatattACAGTACTATCTAGAGTTatgactttttattttaaaaatagaacacTTTTATATCTACGTTAACTTCTCTACGAAGAATGAATTTGTTGTTATCTCATGGTTGATGGAAAATTAAGAGGAAGAAAAGGTCAAAATcccaaaataataatgtaatgaaaattaaattcgattttcaaatttttgcaattaatggtatgatgaaaatgacaagaataattaaattacatttacCCTTTTTGCAATTAATGATTTGAAgccaaaatctcaaaataaaaatgataagaaaaattaaattaaagttacAACCTTTTGCAATTAATGAtatgagaaagaaaagagtcaatatccaaaaataaatagcataaataattaaattatatttataactttCTGCAATTAATGATacgagaaagaaaaaggctaAAATCCCAAAATAAGAATagcatgaaaaattaaattatagttataacttTTTGCAATTAACAATATGAGGCAGAAAAGAGCCTaaatcccaaaataaaaatgacttgaaaaattaattacagtTATACTAACTTTTATAACTTTTTGTGGTTAATGATACGAGTGTGATAAGGGAAATTTTGAGGAGATAAATATATCTTGATTCTTTATAACTTGAATAAAAActtgaataatattttgttaatataaaatgtgATGAGTATGctagataaataaaaagatcaTGATCAGAAATAATCCGTACTTTGGATGTAAAAACCATAAcaaaaatacatttatttgaaaagaGTCAAcgaatagtactataatattcttttttcgatctcttactttttcgaTAAAACCCACATTTtgttctcttttctttttcttattttgatttatttcctttttgttttctttcctaattttttatctgttatgttttctttatttttctttcataaccttaatttttaattatctaatgTTATTTACGTAATGTTAGTTATGGAAGAACTTTTATTTCAatgtatattataatttttttgaaattaaataaaatatataattaaagcatagttctaaaatatatatacgGCTACACGACTCTTTAGATAATAagtactacctctgtccctgaaaatttgatacagtttactatttcggtccgtccctgaaaatttgatacacttcacttttaccatttttggtagtggaccccatattccactaactcattcctactcacattttattataaaactaatactttaaaagtaggacccacatcccaccaactttttcaactcactttccattacatttcttaaaactcgtgtcgggtcaaagtgtagcaaattttgggggacggaggtagtatataataatattttttcataaaaagatACTGTTTATATTGTATTCTCATAATTTCTGCAAAATTTCCTTTCATACACTCATgtcatttatttcaaaaagttgTAACTGTAGTGTAATTATTCAtgtcatttctattttgggattTTGGCTTTTTTCTTCCTCGTATAGTTAATTGCAAAAAGTTGTAACTTTATCTAATTTGTCacgctatttttttttgagattttgactttcttcttcctcatatcattaatagaaaaagttgtaacaataatttaatttttcatgccatttttgttttttaattttggctCTTTCTTCCCCATCATCAATTGCAAATGGTTGTAACTACTCTCCGTCCCTCTCCATCCCTCTGTAGTTGAGTTGTAATCCTATTAATTTTTGGGTTATCCCACTGTAGCTgggtcatttccttttttttagcaaaaaacaacaacttttcttttctcttactttactctctcttgctgtattctctcttcatctctctatcttttttccttttctactttattattcatttacttACCTTACTCTACTATAGagggacgaaaggagtataattaaaaaaaaatttataccattttttattttggttgacTCTTTCTCCCACTTAATTATACACCAACTTATGGTTAAAACCAATTTATTCTTACACCAACTTATAGTTACaaccaatttatttttggaaatttttcaGTTAAAAGTCATTTTTGAGGAATCTACATATTAAAAATGGGCCACttaccccttaaaaggcctcataagggggagggttatccatccttatatagaagagataggatcatcaccaagttgatgtgggacaagatattagaattttaacacgccccactcacgtgtgggccggaatgacacatcggacttccatcacgtggctaggcaagagaagagataaagagaataaatccATCATCGGCTTGGGCCCGCtcgataccatattagaaatgggccactcaccccttaaaaggccttaATAAGGGGGATGGTTATCCATCCTTATATAGAAGagataggatcatcaccaagtcgatgtgggacaagatattagaattttaaatacccacgtgatggaagtccgatgtgtcattccggcccacacgtgagggggcgtgttaaatttctaatatcttgtcccacatcggcttggtgatgatcctatctcttctatataaggatggataaccctcccccttatgaggccttttaaggggtgagtgacccatttgtaatatggtatcagagcatggcccaagtcgatgatggatttattttctttatctcttctcttgcctacccacatgatggaagtccgatgtgtcattccggcccacacgtgagggggcgtgttaaatttctaatatcttgtcccacatcgccttggtgatgatcctatctCTTCTATATAAGAATGAATagccctcccccttatgagaccttttaaggggtgagtggtcAATTTCTAATACTACACATGATATAAGAACAAAATCATTCTACGTAGGGAAGGATGATtcatatatactaaaatattataacGTTTTGAATGAATATGGAATCGCTAAGTGAAGAATAAAACTTATGACTCGTTACATATTGATATGAAAGGAAATATTAAGGaagtgataaataaatatttcattagtAGGTGTATCAAATTAGATggggaaaaagaaattaaataaatcggATTTATTCAGTCATTCTTACATTAatttagaagaagaaaagtaattaaaatatcagttgagcttattttattctggttttcatttttttgctAATCCAATTTCTATTCTGTTCAATTTCAGATACTCCTAAACTAATTagaaatgatttttcatttacaACTGTGATGACTGAACTTATtagatagaaaataattattttatcagctaaataaaagttatataaATGAGTTTTACCATGAAAAAACaagtttattttaactttatatCTAAGTTACACtttcatcaaaaaataaatttaacattagatttttaaatttaatataaaattgattttaacgACAAGTAATAAAGATCGTTGAGGCTATAATAGTTAACTACCAACTAACGACAAAGATTGTTGTAACTTTattgacaaataataaatatgattgtCAACTAACGACAAAGATCATTGCCACAGACAATATTGTTCAACGGCCAAAATACGACAAAGATCGTTGCAAGTTATAGAATCATTCTACCAAATACtaaatttcacatttaatttcaaaaggTACCCatgttaattgaatatttgacaAATGTCAACTAACTACAAAGATCATAGTGATAATTACTGTGCAACGATCGACAgatgataaatataattgtaaattacGAAAATAAGAGTTTTTCCATGAAAAAGcatagtttaatttaaatacgcattattattttaacaatgTCACGACCACATTCTCCCTAGTGGTAGTGACTGCATCTATACGTGACTAAATAACACTTTAGAAATAATGAAACGGGGTAAACATGATTGATAAGTTGAATATAGGACATTAGTCTCATAGGCGAATGTGAATCAAGgccaaaataaaatcagagtGCGGTCTAGGTTCATAAATTCCTAGTACAAGTCCTAATGCAGCGGAAAAGTCCAAGACAAAGTagtatgtatggagacatacTACCTTGGGCTACCTATCTACTTATTTAAGGATCGTTCCCAACACCTTCGCCTGCTCgtccacgttcaacctgcacatttgaaaataacatgcagggctgagtatttgatatactcagtgaGCACATTGCCAAAAGcagttctatttttaattgtcaAGCCACAGCTGAGTGATCACGGggtttttattaaaaaggcccgagtcactaaatccttttctttcataaagattttgattgcgcaatctcgtaacatagatataccatatctgaaactgatgtgaaccgggaatgtggccacattccacgacggtcactggaccggccaactcctttgttagctcacggtccccttatgtgtacactagtccgagtagggtttgcggccctactgggacccgaattcgatttaacttaaattggcatagccaagcagataggtaatcataaaacaaaacatggcatgacaacatactTGAGCAAAAATTCACATTCTCATACTGAAATCACGTTTTGAAAgaatgcccacctcaaaagctaaAGCTCTTTCCgtaatttccttaacttggCCTTAGATGACGTTCGTAGACGCCCCTTTAGGAAATAACATAATACTTAATTAGACTTTGATAAATCAATTAAGCTTAAACGTGgatgcatcctaagtgcgtgctcttttgttcttttccttaaatttttcTAGAAAGGTTCTAGAattcttgaatattaattaaatcagtagatttaattaatttaaaccaAATGCTTAACTAGAGGGTGTTACCTCCTATGCCATTTATTCAAGCACTAAAATAGACTCGAGGTCTATTCATCGTTAGCGcataaaattctgaaaaatatttattcgaGCACTTAAATTAAGGTCCGGAAAATTTAACTTAGCTTCGTGGAAATAATTAGCggactattaattatttaatccatAACATAGGAAggcccatgatttaattagattcCTAGTCCATACTTTAATTTAGTTGGTGGCCCAACTTAGTACTTTATATCACTAGCCCATCTTCCATTTAAACTCTAGCCCGTGTTTTTAGTTAGTAAGGGCCCAAcactttcttcttctcattTCCATCGACCTCTCTCTCAACATTCtcaaatccaacaaaaatccCCAATTTGAAACCCTAGTTCTTCTCGCCGTTCGCCGTCGCCACGCCGGTCGTCAGGTCGCCGTTGTCT
The sequence above is a segment of the Salvia hispanica cultivar TCC Black 2014 unplaced genomic scaffold, UniMelb_Shisp_WGS_1.0 HiC_scaffold_472, whole genome shotgun sequence genome. Coding sequences within it:
- the LOC125199346 gene encoding uncharacterized protein LOC125199346, with the translated sequence MRCGKSYEGPFMLVEEKKSTPEEDVRAEENSKGKNKVDIQTKKDAVPEKLPPPSIPTTVRVPFPLAVKKKKLEALQEMPTYAKFLKDVLSKKKKWIDYETVNISENCSAIIQKKLPAKLKDPGSFNISCVIGNDRQTKALCYLGASINLMPLSFFRKMKIDTLKPTTITLQMADRSVTYPKGIVEDILVKVHDFIFPVDFVVLDMEKEMNVPLILGRPFLATRKALIDIAKGELTLRMDNKRHILSIYNAMKSREDEELIMKMECKAVHVVELQKTQAIESTLGDFSLPRWMFGSCGGSISKEETASNPKVKEKKTKAENSPKVETKICDGALKTTWWKKRLARSYASKIDRKSNTTIYGMT